One window of the Pleurocapsa minor HA4230-MV1 genome contains the following:
- a CDS encoding response regulator, protein MKILLVEDDQIIAQALENILRDRHYIVDHADEGELAWEFIEAYDYDLILLDIILPKLNGIELCKRLRSAGNQTPVLLLTAQNSNSKKVIGLDAGADDYVVKPFEVTELLARIRVLLRRKSSLTPQILQWRKLSLNSSNHEVTYDRKKLTLTPKEYRLLELFLRSDDRVLTRETILERLWDIEEAPSENAIAAHIKDLRRKLKQVGAKADFIETVYGIGYRLKPLNKEADSEKIEQQTEQLLCQQITQELTAVWQKFEHVNSDRLAILEQANHAWLAGNLESQLLEQAQRAAHKLAGGLGVFGFAQGSRLALEMEQLLKIGSKVDRAREFSELLAAFKTSLKPDVEPQLNPVHQNRPVILAVDNHPKLVQQLVAEMTALDMSFKLVKEPTSLKKALAMTNLDALIWEFFLANSTVKTIDEFAQIFEERLPLPTILFTDCEEEAAKLKGITSLRLKIARLNHHILLQRASLDIQATKSIVKALQQSQQKVAKILVVDDDPQILAVIKNLLNPLKIDLTVLDNSLDLWQIIPKLKPDLLILDVAMPYLNGIELCQLLRNDCRWRELPILFLTIHNDLSTVQEILRAGGNDCISKTQTSSQLVPKIFNHLNRGQLLTSLVA, encoded by the coding sequence ATGAAAATTTTATTAGTTGAAGATGATCAAATTATTGCTCAAGCTTTAGAAAATATCCTGCGCGATCGCCATTATATTGTCGATCATGCTGATGAAGGTGAATTAGCTTGGGAGTTTATCGAAGCTTATGATTATGACTTGATTTTGCTCGATATTATTTTACCCAAACTAAATGGAATTGAATTATGTAAAAGATTGCGTTCTGCGGGTAATCAAACTCCTGTATTATTATTAACTGCTCAAAATTCTAATAGTAAAAAAGTCATTGGCTTAGATGCAGGAGCAGATGATTATGTAGTTAAACCTTTTGAAGTTACTGAATTATTAGCTCGTATTCGCGTTTTACTACGGCGTAAAAGTTCTCTTACACCACAAATTTTACAATGGAGAAAACTAAGTTTAAATTCTAGTAATCATGAAGTAACATATGATCGAAAAAAATTAACTTTAACTCCCAAAGAATATCGTTTATTAGAGCTTTTTTTACGTAGTGACGATCGCGTCTTGACAAGAGAAACGATCCTAGAGCGTTTATGGGATATAGAAGAAGCTCCAAGCGAAAATGCGATCGCTGCTCATATTAAAGATTTACGGCGCAAGCTAAAACAAGTAGGTGCTAAGGCTGATTTTATCGAAACTGTTTATGGTATTGGTTATCGTCTGAAGCCATTAAATAAAGAAGCTGATTCTGAGAAAATAGAACAGCAAACAGAACAATTATTGTGTCAACAAATTACGCAAGAATTAACAGCAGTCTGGCAAAAGTTTGAGCATGTAAATAGCGATCGCTTGGCAATTCTCGAACAAGCTAATCATGCTTGGCTAGCAGGTAATTTAGAAAGTCAGCTTTTAGAACAGGCACAAAGGGCTGCTCATAAGCTAGCAGGAGGATTGGGGGTTTTTGGCTTTGCTCAAGGTTCTCGTCTGGCATTGGAGATGGAACAATTATTAAAAATCGGCTCAAAGGTAGATCGAGCAAGGGAATTTTCAGAGCTATTGGCAGCTTTTAAAACATCCTTAAAACCTGATGTTGAGCCACAATTAAACCCAGTACATCAAAATCGACCTGTAATATTGGCGGTAGATAATCATCCCAAACTAGTACAGCAACTGGTTGCCGAAATGACTGCGCTCGACATGAGTTTCAAACTGGTAAAAGAGCCGACATCTCTAAAAAAGGCTTTAGCGATGACTAATCTCGATGCTCTGATCTGGGAATTTTTTCTGGCTAACTCTACGGTTAAAACCATAGATGAATTTGCTCAAATCTTTGAGGAGAGATTACCTTTACCAACAATTCTGTTTACCGACTGTGAAGAAGAGGCAGCAAAGCTTAAAGGCATAACTTCTTTACGGCTAAAAATCGCCCGTCTCAATCATCACATCTTGCTCCAGCGAGCTAGTTTGGATATCCAAGCCACCAAATCAATTGTTAAAGCTTTACAACAATCTCAGCAGAAAGTTGCCAAAATTTTAGTAGTAGATGATGACCCACAGATCCTGGCGGTGATCAAAAATTTATTAAACCCCCTCAAGATCGACTTAACTGTCTTAGACAATTCCCTAGATCTGTGGCAGATAATCCCTAAATTGAAGCCAGATCTACTCATCTTAGATGTGGCAATGCCTTACTTGAATGGGATTGAGCTATGTCAACTACTGCGAAATGACTGTCGTTGGCGAGAGTTACCAATTTTGTTTTTGACAATTCACAACGACCTTAGTACTGTTCAGGAAATTTTAAGAGCAGGTGGTAATGATTGTATTAGTAAAACCCAAACTTCCTCACAATTAGTTCCTAAAATATTTAATCACCTCAATCGTGGTCAATTACTCACCAGCTTGGTGGCATAA
- the psaA gene encoding photosystem I core protein PsaA produces the protein MTISPSESEQKAKVVVDTNPVPTSLEKWANPGHFDRTLSRGPKTTTWIWNLHANAHDFDTHTSDLEDISRKIFSAHFGHLAVVFVWLSGMYFHGAKFSNYTAWLANPTNIKPSAQVVWPIFGQDILNGDMGGGFHGIQITSGLFQLWRAAGFTNEFQLYCTAIGGLVMAALMIFAGWFHYHVRAPKLEWFQNVESMMNHHLAGLLGLGSLGWAGHQIHVALPINKLLDAGIAPEDIPLPHEFIDASKMAELYPSFAEGLRPFFTLNWGVYSDFLTFKGGLNPVTGGLWLSDTAHHHLALAVVLIIAGHMYRTNWGIGHSMKEILEAHKGPFTGQGHKGLYEILTTSWHAQLAINLAMLGSLSIIVAHHMYAMPPYPYLATDYATSLSLFTHHVWIGGFLIVGAAAHAAIFMVRDYDPAENVNNLLDRVLRHRDTIISHLVWVCQFLGFHSFAIYCHNDTMRAFGRPQDMFSDTGIQLQPVFAQWIQHIHTMAVGNSALEAAQPLGNVFGGLNNIVLGGLGTTAPGLSEPVSYAFGGGVLAVGGKVAMMPITLGTADFLIHHIHAFTIHVTVLVLLKGVLYARSSRLIPDKANLGFRFPCDGPGRGGTCQVSAWDHVFLGLFWMYNSLSIVIFHFFWKMQSDVWGLVDADGTINHITAGNFATSSITNNGWLRDFLWAQASQVITSYNSSLSAYGIMFLAGHFVFAFSLMFLFSGRGYWQELIESIVWAHNKLKITPAIQPRALSITQGRAVGVAHYLLGGIVTTWAFFLARMTALG, from the coding sequence ATGACAATTAGCCCTTCCGAATCGGAGCAAAAGGCGAAAGTTGTCGTAGATACTAATCCCGTACCTACTTCTTTGGAAAAGTGGGCAAACCCAGGGCATTTTGACCGTACTTTGTCGAGAGGGCCTAAAACTACTACTTGGATTTGGAATCTACACGCTAACGCTCATGATTTTGACACTCACACTAGCGACTTAGAAGATATTTCGCGCAAAATATTTTCGGCACACTTTGGACATTTAGCGGTAGTTTTTGTTTGGCTGAGTGGGATGTACTTTCACGGTGCCAAGTTTTCTAACTATACCGCTTGGTTAGCAAACCCGACTAACATCAAACCCAGCGCGCAGGTAGTTTGGCCGATCTTTGGTCAAGATATTCTCAACGGCGATATGGGTGGTGGTTTTCATGGAATCCAGATCACTTCTGGTTTATTTCAACTCTGGCGTGCTGCTGGTTTTACCAATGAGTTCCAGCTTTATTGTACTGCGATCGGCGGTTTGGTAATGGCTGCTCTGATGATCTTTGCTGGCTGGTTTCATTATCACGTCCGCGCCCCGAAACTAGAATGGTTTCAGAATGTTGAGTCGATGATGAATCATCACTTAGCTGGCTTGCTAGGTTTGGGTTCACTGGGCTGGGCGGGACACCAAATTCATGTGGCATTACCAATTAATAAACTCTTGGATGCAGGAATTGCGCCTGAAGATATCCCTCTACCTCATGAATTTATTGATGCTAGTAAGATGGCGGAACTTTATCCTAGTTTTGCCGAAGGATTACGACCTTTCTTTACCTTAAATTGGGGAGTCTATTCTGATTTTCTAACTTTTAAAGGCGGTTTGAATCCTGTTACGGGTGGCTTGTGGTTATCCGATACCGCCCATCACCATCTAGCACTAGCAGTAGTCTTAATCATTGCAGGGCATATGTACCGTACCAATTGGGGTATCGGTCATAGCATGAAGGAAATACTAGAAGCTCATAAAGGGCCATTTACAGGTCAAGGACATAAAGGTCTGTATGAAATTCTAACTACTTCCTGGCACGCTCAACTAGCGATCAATCTAGCAATGTTAGGCTCTCTGAGCATTATCGTGGCGCATCATATGTATGCAATGCCACCCTATCCCTATTTGGCGACGGACTATGCGACCAGCCTATCTTTATTTACCCATCATGTTTGGATTGGCGGATTTCTGATTGTCGGTGCTGCTGCTCATGCTGCGATCTTTATGGTGCGGGATTATGACCCAGCCGAAAACGTCAACAACTTATTAGATCGAGTGCTTCGTCACCGCGATACGATTATTTCTCATTTGGTTTGGGTATGTCAGTTTTTAGGCTTCCACAGCTTTGCTATCTATTGTCATAACGATACGATGCGGGCTTTTGGTCGTCCCCAAGATATGTTTTCCGATACGGGAATTCAGTTACAACCAGTCTTTGCTCAGTGGATTCAACACATCCATACTATGGCGGTTGGTAATTCCGCTTTGGAAGCTGCTCAACCGTTAGGGAATGTCTTTGGTGGTTTAAATAATATTGTCTTAGGAGGATTGGGAACTACTGCACCTGGTTTGAGTGAACCTGTCAGTTATGCCTTTGGTGGCGGAGTGTTAGCTGTAGGCGGTAAGGTAGCAATGATGCCGATTACCTTGGGTACGGCAGACTTTTTGATTCATCACATCCATGCTTTTACCATTCACGTTACGGTGTTGGTACTGCTCAAAGGCGTGTTGTATGCTCGCAGTTCTCGTTTAATTCCCGATAAAGCAAATTTGGGTTTCCGCTTTCCCTGTGATGGGCCAGGACGAGGAGGTACTTGTCAGGTATCAGCCTGGGATCATGTTTTTCTCGGTCTGTTTTGGATGTATAACTCCCTATCAATCGTTATTTTCCACTTCTTCTGGAAGATGCAGTCCGATGTTTGGGGGCTAGTAGACGCAGACGGAACGATCAATCACATTACCGCTGGAAATTTTGCCACCAGCTCGATTACCAATAACGGTTGGCTACGAGACTTTCTTTGGGCGCAAGCTTCCCAAGTAATTACTTCCTACAATAGTTCGCTTTCTGCTTACGGCATCATGTTTTTAGCAGGACACTTTGTCTTTGCTTTTAGCCTCATGTTCTTGTTTAGTGGTCGTGGCTATTGGCAAGAACTGATCGAATCAATTGTTTGGGCGCACAACAAGCTCAAAATTACTCCTGCTATTCAACCCCGCGCCCTTAGTATTACTCAAGGTCGGGCTGTTGGAGTGGCTCATTACCTACTAGGGGGAATTGTCACCACCTGGGCATTCTTCTTAGCAAGGATGACAGCACTCGGTTAG
- the psaB gene encoding photosystem I core protein PsaB: MATKFPKFSQDLAQDPTTRRIWYGIATAHDFELHDGMNEENLYQKIFASHFGHIAIIFLWTSGLLFHVAWQGNFEQWIQDPLNISPIAHAIWDPQFGPGAVEAFTQAGASNPVNICYSGVYHWWYTIGMRSNNELYMGSIFLMFLATVMLFAGWLHLQPKFRPSLAWFKNAESRLNHHLAGLFGVSSLAWAGHLIHVAIPESRGQHVGWNNFLSTPPHPAGLGAFFSGNWGAYAQNPDTPGHIFGTSEGAGTAILTFLGGFHPQTESLWLTDMAHHHLAIAVIFIIAGHMYRTNFGIGHNIKEMTEALAGPGWDGFFIAPRTGRGHKGIYDTYNNSLHFQLGWHLACLGVITSLVAQHMYSMPPYAFIAKDFTTTAALYTHHQYIAGFLMVGAFAHGAIFLIRDYDPELNRDNVLARVLDHKEAIISHLSWVSLFLGFHTLALYVHNDVEVAFGAAEKQILIEPVFAQWIQAVHGKALYGLSTLLSNPDSIASTAWPNHANVWLPGWLEAINNGTNSLFLTIGPGDFLVHHAIALGLHVTTLILVKGALDARGSKLMPDKKDFGYAFPCDGPGRGGTCDISAWDSFYLATFWMLNTLGWITFYWHWKHLAVWQGNVAQFNEGSTYLMGWFRDYLWGNSAQLINGYNPYGTNNLAIWAWIFLFGHLVWAVSFMFLITWRGYWQELIETLMWAHEHTPLSFGYPKDKPVALSIVQARLVGLTHFAVGYIATYGAFLIASTAGKFG, encoded by the coding sequence ATGGCTACTAAATTTCCTAAATTTAGCCAAGACCTTGCTCAAGATCCAACTACCCGACGTATTTGGTACGGAATTGCCACAGCGCATGATTTTGAACTACATGACGGTATGAATGAAGAGAATCTTTATCAAAAGATTTTTGCTTCTCACTTTGGTCATATTGCCATTATCTTTCTGTGGACATCGGGACTACTATTTCATGTGGCTTGGCAAGGCAACTTTGAACAATGGATTCAAGATCCCCTCAATATTTCGCCCATAGCTCACGCTATTTGGGATCCGCAATTTGGCCCTGGGGCGGTTGAAGCTTTTACCCAAGCTGGTGCTTCTAATCCTGTTAATATTTGCTATTCAGGTGTTTATCACTGGTGGTATACCATCGGGATGCGCTCTAATAATGAGCTATACATGGGATCGATATTTCTCATGTTCCTGGCAACAGTCATGTTATTTGCTGGGTGGCTACATCTACAGCCTAAATTCCGTCCCAGTTTAGCTTGGTTTAAAAATGCTGAGTCCCGACTCAATCACCATTTAGCTGGTCTATTTGGTGTTAGTTCCTTAGCTTGGGCTGGTCACTTAATCCACGTCGCAATTCCCGAATCTCGCGGACAACACGTAGGTTGGAATAACTTTTTAAGTACCCCACCTCATCCCGCAGGTCTAGGAGCATTCTTTAGTGGTAATTGGGGCGCATATGCCCAAAATCCCGATACTCCAGGACATATCTTTGGTACTTCGGAAGGTGCTGGAACAGCCATTTTGACCTTTTTAGGTGGTTTCCATCCCCAAACCGAGTCTTTGTGGCTGACAGATATGGCTCATCACCATCTGGCGATCGCCGTTATTTTTATTATTGCAGGACATATGTACCGTACTAATTTCGGTATTGGTCACAATATCAAAGAGATGACAGAAGCTTTAGCTGGCCCTGGTTGGGATGGTTTCTTTATTGCCCCCAGGACTGGTCGGGGACATAAAGGTATTTACGACACTTACAATAATTCACTGCATTTTCAATTGGGCTGGCATTTGGCTTGTCTAGGGGTAATTACCTCTTTAGTAGCACAGCATATGTATTCGATGCCTCCCTATGCTTTTATTGCCAAAGATTTTACTACCACTGCTGCCTTGTATACCCATCATCAGTATATTGCTGGCTTCCTAATGGTTGGTGCATTCGCTCATGGGGCAATATTTTTAATACGAGATTACGACCCAGAATTGAATCGGGATAATGTCTTAGCCAGAGTATTAGATCACAAAGAGGCAATTATCTCTCACCTCAGTTGGGTATCTTTGTTCCTCGGTTTTCATACTCTTGCCTTATATGTCCATAATGATGTGGAGGTAGCTTTTGGGGCAGCCGAAAAGCAAATTTTAATCGAGCCTGTATTTGCGCAATGGATTCAAGCAGTTCATGGTAAAGCACTATACGGTCTCAGCACCTTACTTTCTAATCCTGATAGTATTGCTTCTACTGCTTGGCCTAATCATGCTAATGTCTGGCTACCTGGTTGGTTAGAGGCGATTAACAACGGTACTAATTCGCTGTTTCTCACGATTGGCCCTGGAGATTTCTTAGTTCATCATGCGATCGCTTTAGGTCTTCATGTTACTACTTTAATCTTAGTTAAAGGTGCATTGGATGCCCGTGGCTCTAAATTAATGCCCGACAAAAAAGACTTTGGCTATGCTTTCCCCTGTGATGGCCCTGGACGAGGAGGTACTTGCGATATCTCAGCTTGGGATTCTTTCTATCTAGCTACCTTCTGGATGCTCAATACTTTGGGTTGGATTACCTTTTACTGGCACTGGAAACATCTGGCAGTTTGGCAGGGTAATGTCGCCCAGTTTAATGAAGGTTCTACCTATCTAATGGGATGGTTTAGAGACTATCTTTGGGGAAATTCTGCCCAGTTAATCAATGGTTACAATCCTTACGGAACAAATAATTTAGCCATCTGGGCTTGGATCTTCCTCTTCGGACACCTAGTCTGGGCGGTTAGCTTTATGTTCTTGATCACCTGGCGCGGTTATTGGCAAGAGCTAATCGAAACCCTAATGTGGGCGCATGAACACACTCCATTATCCTTTGGTTATCCCAAAGATAAGCCTGTCGCGCTGTCGATTGTACAAGCTCGCTTGGTAGGATTGACCCATTTTGCGGTTGGCTACATTGCCACCTATGGAGCATTTTTGATTGCTTCGACAGCGGGTAAATTTGGTTAG
- a CDS encoding photosystem I reaction center subunit XI — protein sequence MTQTKTPDFSQAYAEEELIKPYKGDPCWGNLSTPVNDSDLVKLFIHNLPAYREGLSPFMRGLEIGMAHGYFLIGPEIVVGPLRETSHGANLSGVITAIYITASAVLGISIFALATFQGDPRGAYNSNSQDALRPLRKKEDWFQLGGGIFLGAMGGAVFAYALLENFDDLDAILRGAVNVSQHLTPWIWG from the coding sequence ATGACTCAAACAAAAACCCCTGATTTTTCCCAAGCCTATGCTGAAGAAGAATTAATCAAACCCTATAAAGGCGATCCTTGCTGGGGTAATCTATCTACTCCAGTTAATGACTCAGATTTAGTCAAATTATTTATTCACAACTTACCCGCCTATCGTGAAGGCTTAAGTCCTTTTATGCGCGGATTAGAAATTGGTATGGCTCATGGTTACTTCTTAATTGGCCCTGAAATTGTGGTTGGGCCATTGCGCGAAACTAGTCACGGCGCAAATCTCAGTGGAGTCATTACCGCTATTTATATTACCGCTTCGGCAGTTTTAGGTATTTCTATTTTTGCCCTTGCCACTTTTCAAGGTGATCCTAGAGGTGCTTATAATTCTAATTCTCAAGACGCTCTTAGACCTCTGAGAAAAAAAGAAGACTGGTTTCAACTTGGTGGTGGAATATTTTTGGGTGCAATGGGAGGTGCGGTATTTGCCTACGCTTTGCTCGAAAACTTTGACGATTTAGATGCAATTTTACGGGGAGCAGTTAATGTTAGTCAACATCTAACTCCTTGGATTTGGGGATAG
- a CDS encoding photosystem I reaction center subunit VIII — MTGSYAVSWLPWIFIPLITYILPFPVFALLFLWIEKEGAEKEV, encoded by the coding sequence ATGACAGGCTCTTATGCGGTTTCTTGGTTGCCTTGGATTTTTATTCCCTTGATTACTTATATTCTTCCTTTTCCTGTATTCGCGCTCTTATTTCTTTGGATTGAAAAAGAAGGAGCAGAAAAAGAAGTTTAA
- a CDS encoding Photosystem I reaction center subunit III — MKIKILALILAIALWFGTPQTATANGILVKCKDSPAYREKVASYPNNYYFNEPDRAYSEYLSCGEDGLPHLVISFRNAVDIAIAFSIFFYIAGFIGWSGRAYLQKISQQKSQEQSEIFIDLSLAIPSLIQGLLWPVLAVKELTSGQLTAQENEIYVSPR, encoded by the coding sequence ATGAAGATCAAAATCTTAGCTCTAATTTTAGCGATCGCCCTTTGGTTTGGTACTCCACAGACCGCGACCGCAAATGGCATTTTAGTCAAGTGTAAAGACTCCCCTGCTTATAGGGAGAAGGTTGCTAGTTATCCTAATAACTATTACTTTAACGAACCCGATCGCGCTTATTCTGAATATCTATCCTGTGGTGAAGATGGCTTACCTCATTTAGTTATTAGTTTCCGAAATGCTGTTGATATTGCGATCGCTTTTAGTATCTTTTTCTATATTGCAGGTTTCATTGGTTGGTCGGGACGTGCTTATTTACAAAAAATTTCTCAGCAAAAATCCCAAGAACAGTCAGAAATATTTATCGATTTATCTCTAGCAATTCCATCTTTAATCCAAGGTTTACTTTGGCCTGTCTTGGCAGTCAAAGAATTAACCAGTGGACAATTGACTGCTCAAGAGAATGAGATTTATGTTTCACCTCGATAG
- a CDS encoding photosystem I reaction center subunit IX, whose translation MQYFIKYLTSAPVAATLVLVIVAIIFIELNYFFPGLQYGTYFHALP comes from the coding sequence ATGCAATATTTCATCAAATATTTAACCAGCGCACCCGTCGCAGCTACTCTTGTCTTAGTCATAGTCGCGATTATTTTTATCGAATTAAATTATTTTTTTCCTGGATTACAATATGGAACCTATTTTCATGCTTTGCCATAA
- a CDS encoding aldo/keto reductase: MQYRRFGRTELQMPVFSCGGMRYQYKWQDLPQSDIPAANQRNLEATIRRSWELGINHIETARGYGTSEMQLGQILPQLPREQLIFQTKVSPQSDPVDFRRQFKQSLNFCQLDYVDLLGIHGINNEETFHDSMRPGGCLDEAKKLKASGKVRHIGFSTHGSTEIITKAIATGEFDYVNLHWYYINQWNWSAIEAAQDQDMGVFIISPADKGGHLYNPPPKLVELCQPLSPMVFNNLFCLSHPQVHTLSLGAAKPSDFDEHLKVLPLLDKADEILPPILERLEQEAIAVLGKDWFSNWKVGLPNYEQTPGNVNLPVILWLRNLALAYDMIEYGQARYNLLTNGGHWFPGAKADQVAQLNLQACLTNSPYAEKIPDLLMETDRLLGGAPVQRLSQS, encoded by the coding sequence ATGCAATATCGTCGCTTTGGTCGCACAGAGTTACAGATGCCCGTTTTTTCCTGTGGAGGAATGAGATATCAATATAAGTGGCAAGATCTTCCTCAGTCTGACATCCCCGCAGCCAACCAGCGTAATTTAGAAGCCACTATTCGTCGTTCATGGGAACTGGGAATTAATCATATTGAAACTGCTAGGGGTTATGGTACTTCGGAGATGCAGCTAGGACAGATTTTACCTCAGCTACCAAGAGAACAACTAATCTTCCAAACCAAAGTCTCTCCCCAAAGCGATCCTGTAGATTTTCGTCGCCAATTTAAACAGTCTCTCAACTTCTGCCAGCTAGATTATGTCGATCTGTTAGGCATCCACGGCATCAATAATGAAGAAACTTTCCACGATAGTATGCGCCCTGGTGGATGTCTCGATGAAGCTAAAAAACTGAAGGCATCAGGAAAAGTAAGACACATCGGTTTTTCAACCCACGGCTCAACGGAAATTATTACCAAAGCGATCGCCACAGGGGAGTTTGACTATGTAAATCTGCACTGGTACTACATCAATCAGTGGAACTGGTCAGCCATTGAAGCAGCCCAAGATCAGGATATGGGTGTATTTATTATCTCTCCCGCTGATAAAGGAGGACATCTTTATAATCCGCCACCAAAACTAGTGGAATTATGCCAGCCTCTTAGTCCAATGGTGTTCAATAACTTATTTTGCTTATCTCATCCTCAAGTTCATACCCTTAGCTTAGGTGCAGCTAAACCTTCAGATTTTGATGAACACCTCAAAGTCTTACCTCTGCTAGACAAAGCAGACGAGATCTTACCCCCAATTTTAGAGCGTTTGGAACAAGAAGCGATCGCCGTACTGGGTAAAGACTGGTTTAGTAATTGGAAAGTCGGGCTACCTAACTACGAGCAAACTCCTGGCAATGTTAATCTACCCGTAATTCTTTGGCTGCGTAATTTAGCTTTGGCTTACGACATGATTGAATATGGTCAGGCTCGTTATAACCTTTTAACTAATGGTGGTCATTGGTTTCCTGGCGCAAAAGCCGATCAAGTAGCTCAGCTAAATCTCCAAGCCTGTTTAACGAATAGTCCTTATGCCGAAAAGATTCCCGATTTATTAATGGAAACCGACAGGCTACTTGGTGGCGCACCTGTTCAACGTCTTTCTCAAAGTTGA
- a CDS encoding insulinase family protein, producing MSKKILSWLGLALFTVLLSFTVRSNAIADTPKHYTDLEFEPLPEIELPDYQRYELDNGMVVYLVEDRDLPLVSGTAIIRTGSRFEPDNKVGLAKLTGTVMRSGGTENHPAAELNTILEQKAASIETSIEDSFGSANFSTLTEDLETVFPLFTEVLRQPAFTPQQLAIAKNQQQGSIARRNDDPAAIAEREFNKVLYGKTSPYARTIEYDTLNNISRQDAIDFYQTYVRPENIILGIVGDFTSDQMIERVENAFGDWQVDTPTVALEAPAATQQYKQGIFAIERPQQTQSNILLGHIGGRFDSPDYPTLSVLNGVLNGFGGRLFNQVRSRQGLAYSVYGAWSPNYDYDGMFIAGGQTQTNSTVPFIQSVINEIKKLRNELVTEQELANAKESILNSFVFNFQNPSQTISRLMRYEYFDYPEDFIFKYQDEVQNTTREDILEVAQEYLQPDRLVTLVVGNVKAMNPPLSNLEQEVSLVDVSIPQPAKS from the coding sequence ATGAGTAAAAAAATACTTTCTTGGTTAGGGCTGGCATTATTTACAGTTTTATTATCATTCACTGTGCGGTCAAATGCGATCGCCGATACTCCCAAACATTATACAGATTTAGAATTTGAGCCTCTACCAGAAATTGAGCTACCTGACTATCAAAGATACGAACTAGATAACGGGATGGTGGTCTATCTGGTGGAAGATCGAGATTTACCTTTGGTTAGCGGTACGGCAATTATTCGGACTGGTTCGCGCTTTGAACCTGATAATAAAGTCGGTCTAGCTAAGTTGACGGGAACAGTAATGCGCAGTGGCGGTACAGAAAACCATCCCGCAGCCGAGTTAAATACAATCTTGGAGCAAAAAGCTGCTAGCATCGAAACTAGTATCGAAGATAGTTTTGGTAGTGCTAATTTTAGTACCCTCACCGAAGATTTAGAGACGGTATTTCCTTTATTTACCGAAGTGTTGCGTCAACCAGCCTTTACTCCTCAGCAATTGGCGATCGCTAAAAATCAACAGCAGGGTTCAATTGCCCGCCGTAACGACGATCCTGCTGCAATTGCCGAGCGTGAATTTAATAAAGTTCTTTATGGTAAAACTAGTCCCTATGCTCGCACGATTGAGTATGACACCCTCAATAATATCTCTCGCCAAGATGCGATCGATTTTTATCAAACTTATGTTCGTCCTGAAAATATAATTTTGGGTATTGTCGGCGATTTTACGAGCGATCAGATGATCGAACGAGTAGAGAATGCTTTTGGTGATTGGCAGGTAGATACTCCCACAGTAGCTTTAGAAGCACCAGCAGCAACTCAACAATATAAGCAAGGAATCTTTGCGATAGAGCGTCCTCAACAGACTCAAAGCAACATTCTCTTGGGTCATATTGGCGGTCGGTTTGATAGTCCTGACTATCCAACTCTCAGTGTTTTAAATGGTGTTCTCAACGGGTTTGGTGGACGGTTATTTAACCAAGTGCGATCGCGTCAGGGTCTGGCATATAGTGTTTATGGTGCTTGGAGTCCTAACTACGACTATGACGGGATGTTTATTGCGGGAGGGCAAACTCAAACCAATAGTACCGTTCCTTTTATTCAATCAGTAATCAACGAGATTAAAAAGTTGCGTAACGAGCTAGTTACAGAGCAAGAGCTGGCAAATGCTAAGGAGTCAATACTTAATTCTTTTGTGTTTAACTTCCAAAATCCCAGCCAAACTATATCTCGACTAATGCGTTACGAATATTTTGATTACCCTGAAGATTTTATTTTTAAATATCAGGATGAAGTTCAAAATACAACCAGAGAAGATATCTTAGAAGTTGCTCAGGAATACCTACAGCCCGATCGGCTAGTGACTCTAGTTGTGGGTAATGTTAAAGCGATGAATCCTCCTCTAAGTAATTTAGAGCAAGAAGTTAGCCTGGTTGATGTTTCTATTCCCCAACCAGCCAAAAGTTAA